tacagatgtttaGGTCCAAGCCTGCCAATAAGCACCTTCTCACCTCtgattttcttgaaaaaaacCTTGTCTGCTTGACCATCACTTTTCTCCTGTGATTATTTATGATCCTGATtatgagttgttgtttttttttattattttattttaaagttaaatttaGGCCCATGTCTAGACAGTAGACCTACTGCTTAAATTAGGCCCCAGCTCTAATAGTCCTGTTACGGAacgaggcttaagcaggatgtagggatgaggcacgttgagacaaatgttttatttaacacaaaacacctacactcaccACACATACTATATTACATCAAATACCAACAAACATATGACGACACAAGAGACACACACTCgacaattacacacaaggaTCAGATCAGGTGGGTGACAAGAGACAGCGTGACACTAcagactaacaaacacacacacagatgtttgaggaggagggaggggctgtaTTGTAACAGTCCTCCAGGCTTTGGACCtctttttgtattgtgttttaatgtatgttcaGTCTGGGGCATTAAAATAGTGTAAACAAGCTATACCGTTCAAGGCTGCATAAAATGTGTcccatgaaaaaaaacaaaaacaaaagttatgTGATAGAATGGCTGGGTGGTtgttctctgaaacatccaCAAGATGGAGACATTTGTTTGGTctccaaatgcatttttaaatgggaAATGTTGGTCATTCATTTCTCTGTCATCCTGGGGTTAAATATACACAGATGAATGTGTTGAAAAGCTGGAGAGGggtagtattttatttttaaagctccAGATGCCTGGATGGTTCCATGTCTGGACAGTGAATGATCAGATTTGGGgtggtgtgtttctttctcactGTTACCATACAAACACTCCCATCAATTCCAAACTGTTGAACACTCCATTCCCATACTAtcagaaagtaaaataaatgacCATTATAAGCAAATCATAAATTTGTAGTTTTTGTAGTCactctgttttttaaaaaaatgtattttgttctcTTTAGGCAACAGTGCATTCCCTCTTTACTTTAATTGTACAGTCAGTTAAGTAGCTTGTACAAGGAGAAATAAAAGGCACCACTAGCATTCAGTAGTGATACACAAACACCGACTCTTGACCTTTTGACTTTAGCTTTCAGCCTAATACATTAAATAGATGTTTTTCCTATTGTACTAAACATATTACGTGTTACATACTTACACCTTCTTAATAAGCCTTcctcatttgtatgttttttattacttactggctttgttttgttctttgatactttgtcttatttcatatatttcaagtgTTCATCTGCCATACGAGTGTTCTGTTTGGAATGTTATTTTTACGGCTGCACAGAAAAAGTCtgatatttgcttatttattaatgaattggTAATAAAGCTTTCGCATATCACTCTTTCATACCAATTTTGGTCAACAGTTACTGTACAAATCACTTTggactaaaaataaatatacagtccTTAAGGTCATTTTACCACCTTTGTTTACCATCTGGCAAAATTATAATTCTGAGCcattaaatatattgtaaaatatgTCATATTGATCTGCCTTTGTAGGCTACCTATCTGTAATCTTGGGGAAAAGACTTGTGAAAATTTGGGATCATCTTTGCAACTGACAAACTCAATCTTGAGAGAACTGGACCTTACTAACAATGATCTGCATGATTCAGGAGTGacactgctctctgctggactgaagagttcacattgtaaactggagatactcaggtgagctaaaaatgtaaatattaagtataaatataaaatataagtataaatatagaattatagttttttttccccctcacaccACATAAAAGTaattacagtggtgtgaaagtgtttgcccccttcctgatatcttattttttttacatgtttgtcccagttaaatgtttcagatcataaaacaaatttaaatattagacaaagataacacaagtaaacacaaaatgcagtttttaaatgaaggtttttattattaagggggaaaaaaatccaaacctacatggccctgtgtgaaaaagtgattgccccctaaacctaataactggttgggacACCCTTAGCAACAACAACTGCAATTGTTTGCGATAACtagcaatgagtcttttacagcactgtggaggaattttggcccactcatctttgcagaattgttgtaattcagccacattggagggttttcgagcatgaactgcctttttaaggtcatgccacagcatctcaatcagattcaagTCAGGACTTTGTCTAGGCCACtgcaaagtcttcattttgtttttcttaagccattcagaggtggacttgctggtgtgttttggatcattgtcctgcttcagaacccaagtgcgcttcagcttgaggagATGggcagacattctccttcaggattttttggtaggcaacagaattcatggttccattcaccacagcaagtcttccaggtcctgaagtaGAAAAACAGttccagaccatcacactaccagcACCATATTTGACTGTTGCTATGACGTTCCTTTTCTGAAacgctgtgttacttttacgccagatgtaataGGACATGCActttccaaaaagttcaacttttgtcttgtcagtctACAAAGtgttttcccaaaagtcttggggatcatcaagatattttctggcaaaactgagatgggcctttatgttctttttgctcatcagtgttttttgtcttggaactctgctatgcaggccatttttgcccagtctctttttcatggagtcatgaacactgaccttaactgaagCAGGTGAGGCCTGGatttctttggatgttgttgtggggtcttttgtgacctcttggatgtgtcatcactgtgctcttggggtaattttggtcgaacagccactcctgggaaggttcaccactgttacctgtttttgccatttgtggataatggctctctcactgtggttcgctggagtcccaaagctttagaaatggttttataaccttttccaaaCTGATacatctcaattactttgtatctcatttgttcctgaatttctttggatcacagcatgcagtctagcttttgaggatcttttggtctattTCTCCTTGTCAGCCAAGtgctatttaagtgatttcttgattgagaacaggtgtggtagtaatcaggcctgggtgtgtcATTCACAAAgtgccatgtaggtttggatttttttttccatttagtaataaaaacctttatttaaaaactgcattatgtgtttacttgtgttatctttgtctaatatttaaatttgtttgatgttctgaaacatttaagtgtgataaacatgcaaaaaaataagatatcaggaagggggaaaatactttttcacaccactgtatgtctCATAATTATTAATCTCATTAATAAATCAGTCTTAATTTGTCAGTCAAATCATATTGATCACAATCCTTAATTTTTAACTAAAGAAAGTAACATACATTATTTCATTTCTGAAGGATTAAATAAGTGTGCTTTATTTTTggccacattcacacagcaggtaAATGTGGTTCAAATCTGATCTTTTACTCTATATGTGATGCACAATTGTAATTTggacagcagcacaaacagcaaaagcCAGAGTTATTCTGTTATGTTCATTTCCAATTAGGGCCACTTTCATATGTGGTCATAAAATCGGATCAATATCTCAAATGTGGCAAAATTAATCAATTTGCATTAATCCAACTTGACATTCATCATATTTCTTGCTGccaggaaaaaagacaaatgaacagTGAGGGAGTATTTCAGTGAAAGGCTAGCCAGAcaacattttacagtgttttccatttttaacactgttgacaacaaaaatctatataataataactatagGAACAATGAGCTTGTTGCATTAGTGGACAACTTGGtggaaataaattatacatttaataacacacaaGCTACTCAAAGTCAAAACCAATAGAATCaacaatctgtttatttatagtgtaaattagcttgtgtgtgtgttgtgagaaagaggaaaacaaggTTTGTGCATActcatgtaaatgtacatgcatgATGTTAAAGGAGGTGGAGATTTGCTACTTTTGGTTCTCCATACAAgaaccaagaaaataaaatggcaccACATGTAAATGGCAGAATGACATGGCTGTAGGTTAAGTTCAGCTGGTTTTGTTCTATCTGATATATTCTAGgttattacttatttttatttatttttttaaatttctgttcattctctgtctctgctctgcactTAAGTTCTAACTCTTGAGTGAAGCTTGATTTGTAAAACATAGGGTAACCTGCACACCAGTGATGAGGTGCCCAGTGTGTGGGCTGGGAGGGATACATTTCTGGAAGAGTTCGCCAAGTGCTCCACTTAGTACAGTAGCATTCAAAAAAGACTTAGTGATAATATGACGGCTGTAGTCCAAATCATAAAGTTTAACTGATTCTGTGGGAAGACTGGAAGTATCAACTAAGCATACAGTGTGTTATGATGACACATGATATATGTTCAACCTCATCAGcctttttttctcagaacatGGTGTCCTAcaaaactatataaatacattatgcTTTTTAAACTACATAACAtggaaataacaaaaatacCCATATTTGGTTAGACTTGGTTTTTAAGGTTACACACAAATAAGTGttgaaaaaaaaggtttattaattttaacattttatttaatttcataacaaaacaatttttgcaGTTAGACAGTACAGCCTGAGAAGCAGAGACAAATGTCACTGAATTTGTCTCtatttgttttcctctccttttttgcagattgtctggttgtttggtcacaggggaaggctgttcttctctggcttcagcccTGAGTTTAAACCCCTCACATCTAAAAGAACTAGATCTGACCTATAACCACCCAGGAGACTCAGGaatgaagctgctctctgctataCTGGAAGATCCACTCTGCAAACTGGACACACTTAAGTATGTGAAACTATAGGGGTGTCCGTATAAATGTATAAGGGGGTATATTCAAATTGATACTAGTCTATTTAGGTTACTTTATGTAGTGTCAATGATATGCTTAAATTTGGGTTTGGCTTTTGGCTGGTCAGTGAATTGTCTGATTTATTGTACAATAATAGATACAAGATAACACAGTCTGAGTGAGCATCAGTGTAGCTGTGCTGTTAGATGGGAttgtctttgcatcctgccaagcctcccagCATTACAAGGATGAGGGGGTGCCCTGAACACTCTTAACATAATTAATTGCCAGTTTATTGAAGTGTTCATGCTGCTacaaattaatgttaaattaatgtaaaattaataCTTTAGCACAGTTCTTCTCAGGAGCTTCGTACTGAAGCTTATGCCAGCATTAATGACCAAAATCTAAAGTGTAATGggagtgaggtgggggggggaacacacatgcaaagtacCAGCGACTTGGACTTGAGAATGAACAGAATCCAAAACAGGGGAAGACATATCGAAAATGATAAAACAGGTCAATGTAAAGAAatgactagtttaataacagaaacaccaggaacaaaccaaaaagaTAAGAGGCCAATTCAGGGTGAGGGTGAGCACTGgataaataaagagactaaATATTGAAGGGGAACCTACGGGATAACAAGGAAGCATAACACTCAAAACAAACAGGGTAAACAAAAAGGAAGGGGAAAGAAACCTAAAGGGAGCAAAGCAACAAGGAAAGAGACTAGACTACAGCATGGGATTATAGATCAGGAAAGAAACTTAGGAGAGTACAAAGAAATAATGTATAGCGGCCAGGAGATCAGAATCAACTTAATGAACATTAACCGGCAAGGCAATATCGACAAAGAAGGCAACATAAACTAGAATACCAAGAGAAAGCATGTAGGAACCAAACAAAAGATAACACTAACAGGAGAATAACAATagtaaacagagagagtaaCTTAACTTGAAACACCAAGAACGATCAAAAATACATAGAAATGAAATTAGAAATGACCAACAACCCTAAGATTCAGTGACacggtttaaatatacaaagataaaaagaatataaacaaggagcaggtgaaagAAATGACGGGTGTTGAAAACAAACGAggaggtggagaaaacgaaactaaggactggaacacacGGAAGAGATCATGAAGCCAGGGAAACAGGAGAAGCTCCAGTCCGCAAACATGATATAAAGTCTGGTAATGTgtaggtttatttttaatttttttttcattttttttccacaaaataTTAGTTAGTTACATCTTGTTTATATAGGCTATTACTTAACATTATTATTGCTATGaccatgacaaaaatgaaataaaaaaagatttatgtaAGACAGGATTATGATAAATCTTAACTATAACGTACAGaagttattaattttattaatttagcaCAAAACAACACCAAACCTTTTGTTAATGCGAAACAATATTACAAACTTGGAGATAAGCAACAGAACGTGCAGGGTAGCAGGAGAGTGGGGATGCTGAAAAGCTCCACCATGCCtgctgtatgttttatataagTTAAATAATGTAACAGTATTGACAAATTAATTTCCTCTGCAAACATGCAGGTTTTACACAAACATATCAGCTGATTGATAATGACATGTTCccacaaaggaaaaagaaaaagaaaaaataacactgaaataataatttagaaATGACTGGCATGTGTTTAAATTATCATGgtaaattataatattattatactatactattatagtattatagtatacTGCTATTATAGACTAAAATGGTTGGAATGAAGGACACGTGTGTATGCCTCTACAATGTTACCTGAGTACTGAGGACTCTGTTGTTCTAATTCAAACATCCAACCCTATCTGTAATTAAACAGTTTCCCAGTGGAAAAGCTAAATTAATGtagccctgtgtgtttgtgttaaccACAGTCTGAATGTAGACCTATACTGAATGAGTGCAGTAATAAATAGTTGAACTACACTGGGAGAAATGACAGATGGGTGAGAAGATCAATAAAAAATTGCTGTCAATGAAAATACTTTTCAAGAAATTAATAATtcttacatattattattaaactgtgtgtgtgtgtgtgtgtgtgtgtgtgtgtttgtgtatgtctttaGGATGGATCATGCAGGGATGATCAGAATCAATGcaggctttaaaaaatgtaggttcactgtatgcacacacacacacacacacacacacacacacacacacacacacacacacacacacacacacacacacacacacacacattcaatttGTGTCCTTGCCTTTAACCTTTCTTCTTGTGCACAGACGCATGTGTGCTCACACTGgatccaaacacaacacacccccATCTCCATATGTCTGAGGGAAACCGCAAGGTGACATGGATGGAGGAGCAGCAGTCATATCCTGATCATTCAGAGAGATTTGATGGCTGTGAGCAGGTGCTGTGTAGAGAGACTGTGtctggacgctgttactgggaagCAGAGTGGAGGGGGAGTGGAGAGTCTGTTGTAGCAGTGGCATATAAAGGAATCAGCTCAAAAGGAGGCAGTACTGACTGTGCATTTGGATACAATGACAAGTCTTGGTGTCTCATCTGCTCTAATGAGCGTTACATTGCCAGGCATAATAAGAATCACACTTTCTTACCTGTCCTTACCTCCAGGtccaacagagtaggagtgtatctggactggccgTCAGGCACTCTGTCCTTTTACAATGTCTCCttggacacacatacattgaCCCACTTATATAcattccactccacattcactgagcccctctatgcagggtttgggTTTTGGGCTGTGTCTTCTGGTACCTCAGTGCGAGTGAGGTAGAATATCTTGTGTTGTGCAGGGAAATATCAGACAAACCTTACTTTATATTGGGGACATCTTGTATCAGCAGGATTCAAAATTCAATATTTTTCAAGACTCAATTTTTCAGACTACTTAGTAGATATGTCAGGCCATATTTCACTTCTGAGTAGAAATATCTAGATGTTTATTATATAAGTAAGTGGTTTTAAAATTCAGCCATTAGCATGTAAGTGTCACACTCTAGGCTACACTCAgcagtgcgcgcacacacacaaacacacacacaaacacacacacacacacacacacacacacacacacacacacaccctttcggTTTTTTACTGCCTCAGTTGTTTTGTCCGATATTTATATgatatagtgaagtacaattataagcatttcataagttttttttatacaaatgtttttattgacaaatacatctagtttaagcaaagacttaatatttacagtgttgacccttctttttttaagacttctgcaattcaccttggcatactggatatcagcttctgggtaAAATCTTTACTGATGGCAACTAATTCTTTCCTAATCATTGCTTGGAATTGAtagcagtttctgtgtttttgtttgcccaccctctttttgaggattgaccataggttctcaatgggattgagatctggggattgagatctgagacatggtgctccgtcatactggaaaaaaaaaaaatattaaaaaattgtttatcaccaaattgctcctggatcgttgggagaagttgcacttggaggatgttttgataccattccttgttcatggcagtgttcttaagcAAACATTTGAGCAAGCATTCAGCaaaagggctgaaatgcagtggctggaatggagtaatttttgtgatgaaGTTGATTTTCATGGCCAAGAATGACTGACTTTTCagttaattgcaattcatctgatcactcttcacactcTAGAgataatgcaaattgccaccattgAAACTGAgccagcaaactttgtgaaaagcaaaatttgtgctagtctcaacttttggaCATGACTATACATTGTTAGTAAAATCTTGACTGCATACTTGATATTTCAAAACAGTAACAGGCCACCATCACAATTCAGTATGAGCACATAGATATACACAAAAAGTCAGTTATACATGAGTCATTTGTTGGTTTAAAGGGCAGCAAAAGACAACTGACAAGTTAAATGATCTGCTACAGGAAACTCTGGTCCAAATTAGAGTGTTTATGACAATGCCATTGCTAGTTGCATCTTTTCAAAGATCATTCAGTAAGCTAAAATGTATCAAAACACACCTTCAGTCAAATGTGAACAATGACAGTTTGGACCAATTGGCAGTGATCCGAGCTGAACACAAATTGGCCTGGTCAACTGGTAAAACAGATCCCTAAATTTATTGTATTGTTGCTAAATACTAGTGCATAGTCACAAAATGTAACTTAATGATTAAAATAGTTATTAATCTGAACTTCAAATAAGATATTCTTGGccttttgtacatatatagcaATCCCTGTGATTCTCttgaaatactgaaatttaGATAATCTTGATTTTGCATACCCCTCAACAAATGAGTGTTGGCAAACCTTTtggaaataaacacaatgaagctTTGGAGTAATGAACAAGTTACACATGGTTGTAATGTCCCCTTATTGAAATAAAGTGGtccaaaatgtaaattgaaATCCAAATGTTAAATAAGGTAAGATATAAATGTAATCATAATGTATGGGAGCTATatgaatgtattattttctgaatacaagaacaacaacagacCTCTGAAATTCACTCTGTTACAATCTAATGTATTGAAGAAACTGCATGAAATGATTGTCTGGCTTTGGATACAAAAGGAATTTTTGCTGATGTAACAATTTTGCTAATACATGCAGGAGACAGCAATGACTACACAAAagcctttgaaaaaaaatgtgtaatatatattcaaattcgGGGAGCAGCCTTCTAAGGTTGGAGTATCTACTTGTGGCATTAAGAAAGTTGATAATAAAGTGTAAAAGGACaatcaaataacatttacaatatagGCCATATATAAATTTTGGTAACAcaattgtactttttttttctttattctagacatttacatacatttatgacataGGCAAtgccacaggaaaaaaaaaaaagaaacactaaaatgaaCATCATATCAATCTGTAATTTCCATCAAACCAGATGCCTGTAGAGTCTTGTGTTTGGTATGAGTTCTGAGGCAAAGTCCCACACCCTTTTATCAACAACCAGTTGATCTTTGGTAAGAGTCCCTTGTTGTGGTGATCTTACATGAACAATTCGACACACATCAAAAGCCACAAAAAAGACATCTCCATATTTTTGGGGTACGTAGTGCACTGATGTTTGCACTACAGTCCTTGGATTGATAATCATTTTTCTGGGGTTGTCTAAGTCTTTTCTATCTGGTTCTCTATAAATATGTTCCATAATATTAACACCGGGTATATTTCTCCATTCTGGCCGACTGAATCGACCACTCTCTTCAAATTGTGTCTTGGGGAAAAAGTGACTCTCAATGAAAAACACACCCATgtctttgtgctgctgttgaAGTTCCTCCATCAGTAATTGAAGGTTAGCATGCTTATAAGGCATAATGATTTCATCAATGTCATTCAGAAGAACATATTTGGACTGATACATGTTTCTATAGATGCACTCATTGAGGGTTACCAACTGGCCATAATACTGGAtttctccaccatggtacataAAGTCCCATCCTTTAGATGGGTTAAGGAAATGGTCAATAGGCCATGAAACAATCTCTAAAATTCCTTCCCTCTTATAATGCTGTAAGAGTTTCTCCAGGTCAGGTCCACAGCTCGTATTGTAGATAACTATATGTTGAACACCTAGAAGTTTGTATATCTCCACTGTTTGGGCAAATTGCAGAACATTATTGTAGCTATCAAAAAGGCTGGAGATACAGACAGTGAAATTGAACATAAATGATTCATGGGTCTTTTCATTCTTGATGGGCAAGAAATCTTCATTATGAATCTCTGAGATGTTTGCACTGGTTGAAATGGCTACACGTGTTGCACTCTGAGTGTGTGCGCCATGACACAGGACATCTGAGGCTCCAAATGGAAAGCCAAAATGGTCAACGTGTATCTGGACTTCAGCCTCAGCAGTCTGGCAGTTATGGTCATTGTTACAGTAGATGCAGTAAAGAGGCTGCAGACTGTCCCTTCTGATTATGCTGATAACTCGAATGGCCTTATTGATTCTGTGATCGATGAATGTAGAcaccattaaatgttttgagtgtCTAATGGGAGTTATAGAAAACAaactg
The sequence above is a segment of the Electrophorus electricus isolate fEleEle1 chromosome 16, fEleEle1.pri, whole genome shotgun sequence genome. Coding sequences within it:
- the LOC118242704 gene encoding LOW QUALITY PROTEIN: uncharacterized protein LOC118242704 (The sequence of the model RefSeq protein was modified relative to this genomic sequence to represent the inferred CDS: inserted 1 base in 1 codon), which gives rise to MSFSRLWIKMGKKTVPYFVLLLVSVFLGVILIQIFTGHKFMDILPAMHSSSETNKYSLFSITPIRHSKHLMVSTFIDHRINKAIRVISIIRRDSLQPLYCIYCNNDHNCQTAEAEVQIHVDHFGFPFGASDVLCHGAHTQSATRVAISTSANISEIHNEDFLPIKNEKTHESFMFNFTVCISSLFDSYNNVLQFAQTVEIYKLLGVQHIVIYNTSCGPDLEKLLQHYKREGILEIVSWPIDHFLNPSKGWDFMYHGGEIQYYGQLVTLNECIYRNMYQSKYVLLNDIDEIIMPYKHANLQLLMEELQQQHKDMGVFFIESHFFPKTQFEESGRFSRPEWRNIPGVNIMEHIYREPDRKDLDNPRKMIINPRTVVQTSVHYVPQKYGDVFFVAFDVCRIVHVRSPQQGTLTKDQLVVDKRVWDFASELIPNXKTLQASGLMEITD